The Prionailurus viverrinus isolate Anna chromosome B4, UM_Priviv_1.0, whole genome shotgun sequence genome has a window encoding:
- the KRT78 gene encoding keratin, type II cytoskeletal 78 yields the protein MSHPSCQAQRGFSVRSACSPRSGGCGRGSFSSRSFGSFGGRRGGFRGRAWASGGRLGVWLGEGRCGPGLSLCPPGGIREVTINHSLLTPLKIEIDSQFQAVRTQETQEIRTLNNQFASFIDKVRFLEQQNKVLETKWHLLQQQGVSDSPQGLESFFEAYVAQLKRWLEQLQRERGALDAELKFCQDQEEEYKAKYEQEAYRHATLENDFVVLKKDADGVFLSKMELEGTLESLQGYFCFLRHLYEEELNQLQTQASDTSVVLSMDNNRCLDFSDIIAEVRARYEEIARNSKAEAEMLYQTKYQELQASAQLHGDSMKETKVQISQLQQASQRLQSQIENLKKQNADLQATIADAEQRGDLALKDAQAKLEELEAALRAAKQDLARMLREYQELMGMKLALDVEIATYRRLLEAEECRMSGECTSQVTVSVGGGSTIVSGGAGGDLRGACGLRGGKGSFGSGCSSIVTGGSSVTLGSGQGPVWGPCSVSGSGFSSGSSSGGHTILKKTVESSLKTSVTY from the exons ATGTCTCACCCCTCCTGCCAGGCCCAGAGGGGCTTCAGTGTTCGCTCGGCCTGCTCTCCTCGCTCTGGGGGCTGTGGCAGAGGCAGCTTTAGTAGCAGGAGCTTCGGTTCTTTTGGGGGGCGCAGGGGGGGCTTTCGTGGGAGGGCCTGGGCATCAGGGGGAAGGCTAGGGGTGTGGCTTGGGGAGGGCCGCTGTGGGCCTGGGCTTTCCCTGTGCCCTCCGGGGGGCATCCGGGAAGTGACCATCAACCACAGTCTGCTGACCCCCTTGAAGATTGAGATTGACTCCCAGTTCCAGGCGGTGCGGACTCAGGAGACCCAAGAGATCAGGACCCTCAACAACCAGTTTGCTTCCTTCATTGACAAG GTGCGGTTCCTGGAGCAGCAGAACAAGGTCCTGGAGACTAAGTGGCACTTGCTACAGCAGCAGGGGGTAAGCGACagtccccagggcctggagtcttTCTTCGAGGCCTATGTGGCCCAGCTCAAGAGGTGGCTGGAGCAGCTCCAGAGAGAACGAGGGGCCCTGGATGCCGAGCTGAAGTTTTGCCAGGACCAGGAGGAGGAGTATAAGGCCAA GTATGAGCAGGAGGCCTACAGGCACGCCACACTTGAGAATGACTTTGTGGTCCTAAAAAAG GATGCAGATGGGGTTTTCCTGAGCAAGATGGAGCTAGAAGGCACACTGGAGTCTCTGCAAGGGTACTTCTGCTTCTTGAGGCATCTGTATGAAGAA GAGCTGAACCAGCTCCAGACCCAGGCCAGCGACACGTCCGTGGTGCTGTCCATGGACAACAACCGCTGCTTGGACTTCAGTGACATCATCGCTGAGGTCCGTGCCCGGTACGAGGAGATTGCCCGGAACAGCAAAGCCGAGGCCGAGATGCTGTACCAGACCAAG TACCAGGAGCTTCAGGCGTCTGCCCAGCTTCACGGGGATAGCATGAAGGAAACCAAAGTCCAGATTTCTCAGTTGCAGCAGGCGAGTCAGAGGCTGCAAAGTCAGATTGAGAACCTCAAGAAGCAG AATGCCGACCTGCAGGCCACCATCGCTGATGCTGAGCAGCGTGGGGACCTGGCCCTGAAGGACGCCCAGGCCAAGCTGGAGGAGCTGGAGGCTGCTCTGAGAGCGGCCAAGCAGGACTTGGCCCGGATGCTGCGGGAGTACCAGGAGCTCATGGGCATGAAGCTGGCCCTTGATGTGGAGATCGCCACCTACCGCAGGCTGCTGGAGGCTGAGGAGTGCAG GATGTCTGGGGAATGCACCAGCCAGGTCACTGTCT CTGTAGGGGGAGGCAGCACCATTGTGTCTGGAGGAGCTGGTGGTGACCTGAGGGGCGCTTGTGGACTCAGAGGCGGGAAAGGCAGCTTCGGGTCTGGCTGCTCCAGCATCGTGACCGGAGGCTCCAGCGTCACCCTGGGCTCTGGGCAGGGCCCGGTTTGGGGCCCCTGCTCTGTGTCCGGCTCCGGCTTCAGCTCTGGCTCCAGCTCCGGCGGCCACACCATCCTGAAGAAGACGGTGGAGTCAAGTCTGAAGACGTCCGTCACATACTGA